Proteins from a genomic interval of Cygnus olor isolate bCygOlo1 chromosome 9, bCygOlo1.pri.v2, whole genome shotgun sequence:
- the LOC121074931 gene encoding leucine-rich repeat extensin-like protein 3 — MEPLPQAVRSKDPAAHGSHPPAPLQAVTQAPTSPSLFPPPDFSPETMKRQSCFPWMMEDEDEAHSKKPAMQFCVRTPSPSLFRARHPAPSPASYLPAGRCTPEPELLPQPTQSRNPAPQHRWRHVSPQAVDQTPSPPAVPLPPVFGAKRKESQSWLPWMSEDEDDTHPEDPAPLFCVRTPSPPLFEGLPQPHIPLGEPGCTCRAAWGPRVEDKAEGHGQIYWRSRVPQHHRVLEHPMSGTHAPHHPCWCHRDRQTPPTLYRGTCPCAPSPSHHLCKHSPCPHSRPRHATSFPTCRCSPPESHRPRGWRGPLEPRQRGWHLSFCPHATVPHNAGERDSSPNVWLFPCLY, encoded by the exons ATGGAGCCGCTTCCCCAGGCGGTGCGGAGCAAGGaccctgcagcccatggcagCCACCCCCCTGCACCTCTGCAGGCCGTCACTCAG gcacCAACCTCCCCTTCCTTGTTCCCTCCCCCTGATTTCAGCCCTGAGACAATGAAGAGGCAG agctgtttcCCCTGGATGATGGAGGATGAAGACGAGGCACACTCCAAAAAACCCGCCATGCAATTCTGCGTCCGGACCCCCTCACCATCGCTGTTCAGGGCCCGCCACCCTGCACCCTCCCCTGCCTCCTACCTACCCGCAGGGCGCTGCACTCCCGAACCtgagctgctgccccagccaaCGCAGAGCAGGAacccagcaccccagcaccgCTGGCGCCATGTCTCCCCACAAGCTGTCGATCAG ACTCCAAGCCCCCCTGCTGTTCCTCTGCCCCCTGTTTTCGGTGCCAAGAGGAAGGAGAGTCAG AGCTGGCTCCCCTGGATGTCGGAAGATGAGGATGACACACACCCTGAAGACCCAGCCCCACTGTTCTGTGTCCGGACACCATCTCCACCACTGTTTGaggggctcccccagccccacatccccCTGGGGGAGCCAGGCTGCACATGCAGGGCAGCATGGGGCCCCAGGGTAGAGGACAAAGCAGAAGGGCATGGCCAGATCTACTGGCGGTCCCGTGTGCCACAGCATCACCGGGTGTTAGAGCATCCCATGTCAGGGACACACGCCCCACACCACCCCTGCTGGTGCCACAGGGACCGGCAGACACCCCCTACTTTGTACCGGGGCACATGCCCCTGTGCCCCCTCCCCATCACACCACCTCTGCAAGCACAGCCCTTGTCCCCACAGCAGGCCTCGGCATGCCACGAGCTTCCCCACGTGCCGCTGCTCACCCCCTGAAAGCCACCGGCcacggggctggagggggccgCTGGAGCCACGGCAAAGGGGGTGGCACCTTTCCTTCTGCCCCCATGCCACAGTTCCCCACAATGCAGGGGAAAGGGACTCTAGCCCCAATGTCTGGCTCTTCCCCTGCCTGTACTGA